One genomic segment of Salminus brasiliensis chromosome 6, fSalBra1.hap2, whole genome shotgun sequence includes these proteins:
- the abtb1 gene encoding ankyrin repeat and BTB/POZ domain-containing protein 1 — protein MDANDLFSSCRKGDVARVRYLVEQRDVELNVRDKWDSTPLYYACLCGHEELVQYLLANGAKCEANTFDGERCLYGALSDSIRRLLKEYKRITAKAMQRDYYEHFLQTLLEQGSYSDVMFMVHGEMFRTHRCVLSARSEYFAHMLETKWRGKPMIALKHPLVNPAAFAAILQYFYTGRLDIDMSYVEDCKRLAKQCKISELIEELEVKCKQVQEFVSNKPGTCVKVLTLDPHDWQLQDGMALLADSALPAELRVGYGQLPFDLTDSFPSYPDVCFRVENYDFLCHKAFFCGRSDYFKALVEDHFSEGETLQSLPGVPVITLHDVSHELFTRILYYIYSDNTQLSHDNVYEVLCVADMYLLPGLKRLCGRTLAALLSEENVLHMWKTAKLFSLSRLEDQCTEFMAKIIERLVERAEFAEVIREDAGSVAARQETDSIPLVDEIRYHISSNVQTYSAIEEANQKLHALELLLNYIGLDC, from the exons ATGGACGCAAACGATTTGTTTTCGAGCTGCAGGAAGGGCGACGTTGCGAGAGTGAG aTACCTGGTCGAGCAGAGAGATGTGGAGCTAAACGTTAGAGATAAGTGGGACAGTACACCTCT gtacTATGCCTGCCTCTGTGGACATGAGGAGTTGGTGCAGTACCTACTGGCCAACG GAGCGAAATGCGAGGCAAATACGTTTGATGGCGAGCGCTGTCTGTACGGAGCTCTGAGCGACTCCATCCGCCGCCTGCTGAAGGAGTACAAACGCATCACAGCTAAAGCAATGCAGAGAGACTACTACGAGCACTTCCTGCAGAC GCTGTTGGAACAGGGCTCGTACAGTGATGTGATGTTCATGGTGCATGGTGAGATGTTCCGGACGCACCGCTGTGTTCTCAGCGCCCGCTCTGAGTACTTTGCCCACATGCTGGAGACCAAGTGGAGGGGGAAGCCCATGATAGCACTCAAACATCCACTG GTGAACCCTGCTGCATTCGCTGCCATCCTGCAGTACTTCTACACTG GTCGACTGGATATAGACATGAGCTACGTTGAGGACTGCAAGCGTCTGGCCAAGCAGTGCAAAATCAGCGAGTTGATCGAGGAGCTGGAGGTCAAGTGCAAGCAGGTGCAAGAGTTTG TATCCAATAAGCCGGGGACATGCGTGAAGGTGTTGACACTGGATCCTCATGATTGGCAGCTGCAGGATGGCATGGCTCTGTTAGCAGATAGCGCTCTTCCAGCCGAACTGAGG GTTGGTTATGGGCAGCTCCCTTTCGATCTCACTGACAGCTTCCCGAGCTACCCTGATGTCTGCTTCCGGGTGGAGAATTATGACTTCCTGTGTCATAAG gcaTTTTTCTGTGGCAGAAGtgattattttaaagcattagtggaagaTCATTTCAGTGAAGGAGAAACCCTGCAGTCTCTCCCTGGAGTGCCTGTTATCACCTTGCATGATGTTTCTCATGAGCTTTTCACCAGAATCCTGTACTACATATACAGTGATAACACACAG CTCTCCCATGATAACGTGTATGAGGTGTTGTGTGTGGCTGATATGTACCTGCTGCCCGGTCTGAAACGGCTGTGCGGGCGCACCTTGGCGGCGCTGCTGAGTGAAGAGAATGTTCTGCACATGTGGAAAACAGCCAAGCTCTTCAGCCTGTCACGCCTGGAGGACCAGTGCACCGAGTTCATGGCAAAGATCATTGAGAGG CTGGTAGAGAGGGCGGAGTTTGCCGAGGTGATCAGAGAGGATGCTGGGAGCGTAGCTGCCCGTCAGGAGACGGACTCTATCCCCCTGGTGGACGAAATCCGCTACCACATCAGCAGCAACGTTCAGACATACAGCGCCATAGAGGAAGCCAACCAGAAACTCCACGCCCTCGAGCTTCTGCTCAACTACATCGGCCTGGACTGctga
- the LOC140557199 gene encoding keratin, type II cytoskeletal cochleal, translating to MNAQYVCELCYLWLNSLFHLRNVHTSTHTPHCLSIKAGSPRLRRPPKPPSTVLFCSGAVMSKRVNSVSTVRSFSSLSLGSYPRAGVTIPRTGTSYFGFGDAPALSLPVRAVTVDRNLLTPLQLDLDPGLHAVRLQEKEQIKTLNDQFASFIDKVRHLEQQNKLLETKWRLLQDEKSKDSKLEPMMKAYISSLQAQLDGLKRDKDRLETELHSTLLQVDENKQRYEDEINKRNNAENDFVHVKKDVDVGYMGRTGLEDNVAGLLGDLNFFKAFYEQELLELKEELKETSVVVQIDNSRQLNMQKIVAEVKSQYEGVSARSRQEAETWYKNKYELKLSQAEQRSSELKNSKSELSELNRQITRLQTEISSAKLQHDTVNGQIVEAERRGDEAVREAQQQIRELEVALQKAKQDMAKQLREYQELMNVKLALDIEIATYRKLLEGEENRIEHQPVVRVQMVSKNSHAVPQMPNSHSKVLIKMVETQDNTVFSAQN from the exons ATGAATgcacagtatgtgtgtgagctgtgCTATCTGTGGTTGAACTCGCTTTTCCATCTGAGGAATGTGCatacctccacacacacaccccactgtCTAAGCATAAAAGCTGGCAGTCCACGACTCCGCAGACCTCCTAAACCACCCTCCACAGTCCTCTTCTGCTCTGGAGCAGTCATGAGTAAGCGTGTCAACAGTGTTTCCACCGTGAGGAGCTTCAGCAGCCTCTCTCTGGGCTCATATCCCCGGGCCGGGGTGACCATCCCGCGCACGGGCACCTCATATTTTGGCTTTGGGGATGCTCCTGCACTGAGCCTGCCCGTTAGGGCTGTTACAGTGGACAGGAACCTGCTGACCCCGCTGCAGCTGGACCTGGACCCCGGCCTGCATGCTGTTAGACTGCAGGAGAAGGAGCAGATCAAAACACTCAACGACCAATTTGCCTCCTTCATTGACAAG GTGCGCCACCTGGAGCAGCAGAATAAGTTATTGGAGACGAAGTGGAGGTTGCTGCAGGATGAGAAGTCCAAGGACTCCAAGTTGGAGCCAATGATGAAGGCCTACATCAGCAGCCTGCAGGCCCAACTGGATGGCCTAAAGAGAGACAAGGATCGGCTGGAGACTGAACTCCACAGCACCCTTCTGCAGGTGGATGAGAACAAACAGAG GTACGAAGACGAGATTAATAAGAGAAACAACGCAGAAAATGATTTTGTGCATGTGAAGAAG GATGTTGATGTTGGATACATGGGAAGAACTGGACTGGAGGACAACGTGGCAGGACTTCTGGGAGACCTGAATTTCTTTAAGGCCTTTTATGAACAG gagctgctggagctgaagGAGGAGTTGAAGGAGACCTCTGTGGTGGTTCAGATAGACAACAGCAGGCAGCTGAACATGCAGAAGATTGTGGCGGAGGTGAAAAGTCAGTACGAGGGGGTCTCGGCACGCAGCCGCCAGGAGGCTGAAACCTGGTACAAGAACAAA TATGAACTCAAGCTGTCTCAGGCCGAGCAGCGCAGCTCAGAGCTGAAGAACAGTAAGAGTGAACTCTCAGAGCTCAACAGACAAATCACTCGCCTGCAAACTGAAATCTCCTCCGCTAAACTACAG CACGACACTGTGAATGGTCAGATTGTGGAGGCAGAGCGTCGTGGAGACGAGGCAGTGCGTGAGGctcagcagcagatcagagagCTGGAGGTGGCATTGCAGAAGGCCAAGCAGGATATGGCCAAGCAGCTCCGCGAGTATCAAGAGCTAATGAATGTCAAACTGGCACTGGACATTGAGATCGCCACCTATAGGAAACTGCTGGAAGGAGAGGAGAACCG AATTGAACACCAACCAGTTGTACGTGTCCAGATGGTGTCAAAAAACA GCCATGCTGTGCCTCAGATGCCCAACTCTCATTCTAAAGTCCTCATTAAGATGGTCGAGACTCAGGACAACACTGTCTTCTCTGCTCAAAACTAA